The genomic segment CCCTCGGCGCGCCCGAGCCGCAAAAGATGAAGCTCACGCTCGTGACGGTGCTGCTGGTGTGCGCCCAGCCGGCCATCGTGGAGGAGCTGTTCTTCCGGCAGATGACGCTGGGCGTGTTCCGCAAGTCGATGAACCTGCACCTCGCGGTGTGGGCGACGGCGGGGCTGTTCGCCTTCGCGCACCTGGCGAACCCGATCGGGATGCCGTACCTGTTCCTGGCGGGCGGGGCGTTCGGTTACGCCCGCGCGTTCGGCGGGCTGACGCTGGCGATGGTGCTACACTTCGTCCACAACTTTGCCGTGGTCGCTTATGACGCCCTGAAGTGAACGAGCGACTTTGCGAAGTCGGCTTTCGGCTCACTCCTTCTTCGCGGCTTTCGGCTTCTCGACGGTAAAGGCGTGGAAGTCGGCGCTGAGCGCCTGATAGGTGGAGTGGCTGAAGCTCACGCCGACGGTCATCTCGTCCGGGAGTTCCAGATCTTTGTCCTGCGCTCTCGGCTCGGACCAGGTCCGGCCGTCGAAACTGTACGCCGCCGTCACGCTCGCGTTGCGGCGCGTCACGCGCAAGTGCGTCGATTTCTCGACCGGCGCGTCGTCTAACATGGACCCACCGCCCGACCCATCGGGGAACATCCGATAGAGCCACACGCACCGCTGCAACGGCCCGGCGACGCCGTTGTTTTTGTGGTGGGCTTGATACAGATTGAGTTCGAGGTCGAACCCGCCGCCGGTGAGGAACAGGCCGGCGCGCGACTCCGGGCCAAAGGCCACGGTCCGCGCATCCTTGTGCGGCGGGGTCGCGTACAGAACCGTTACTGTGGCCTCGAAGTCGCCGCGCACCGTGCGGCTCACGCGCGGCATCGACGTGTTCTTGGCGCCGAAGCGGAGCCCGATCGCCGGTTGCCCGGCGGTGCGGAGCGTCAGGCGATTGCCCATGAGTTCGTACTCGCCCTGTCCTTCGAACTTGCCCCAGTGCTTCGCGAGTCGCTCTTTCTCGGTCGGCGGGGGCACCGGCGCGGCGGCGGCGGTAGCGGCAAAGGCGAGTACGAGGGGTGCCAGACGGATCATGGGGGTGTAACCGCCTTCCTAGTTCACGACCGGGGCTTGGGAACGAACGACTCCGGGCGTTCCGGGCGCGCGTCTCATGCCCGATAGTGGAAACGCAGAACCAGCCCCGAGCCAAGTCCGTCTTTTGAGATGATTGGCGAGGCCCCGTTCACTCCTTCTTCGCAGCCTTCGGCTTCTCGAGGGTAAAGGCGTGGAAGTCGGCGCTGAGCGTTTGATAGGTGGATTGACTGAAACTCACGCCGACGGCCACTTCGTCCGGGAGTTCCGGATCGTGACCCGGCTCCTGTGGCTCGGACCACGTCTTGCCATCGAAGCTGTACGACACGGTCACCTGCTTGTCTTTCCGCACCACACGCAGGTGAGTCGACGTCCCGACCGGGGCCAACTTCAACATGCTCCCACCGCTGGCTTTGTCGGAACGGGTCCGGACCCACACGCAGCGTTGCAAGTAGTCCGCGACGATCCCATTAAACTTGCTGTGAAGCTGCATCAAGCCGAATTCAACACTGCTCCCGCCACCGCCAACGAACAGACCTGCCTGCGTTTCCAGTCGCTGTAAGTCGTGCCGCGCCCCCTTGTGGGGTGGTGTGGCGTACAAAACCGTTACCGTCGCCTCGAAGTCACCGCGCACTGTGCGGGTCACACGCGGGATGGGCAGGCACTCGCTGTCGAGGTAGAGTCCGAAGGTGGGTTGCCCGGCGGTGCGGAGCGTCAGGCGATTGCCCGTGAGTTCGTACTCGCCCTGTCCTTCGAACGTACCCCAGTGCTTCGCGAGCCGCTCTTTCTCGGTCGGCGGGGGCACCGGCGCGGCGGCGGTGGTAGCGGCAACGACGAGTACGAGGAGGGGTGCCAGACGGATCATGGGGTAGCCCTTGAGCGATATCAACCCGAGTCTCAACTCAACGGGAAGCCGTTCCGTGTGGGTAGTCTACCCGCAGTTCCGCTGCGTACGCAAGTTGTGCCGTGTTCAGTTCCTCACAGTGCTTTTTAACGCCAATAAACGTTGTGGCGTCGAAGCCCCACTCGCTTTGGGCTTCGACGCCACAACGTTTACCGCTCGGTGATTACTTCTTCACCCCGCGAAAGTGGGTGTGGCACTTCACGCAGGTGCGGGTCATGTCGCTATAAGCGAGCGCGGCGCCGTCGCGGTTTTTGGCCTTGGCGGCTTCCAGGAGATCGTCGGCCGCGTGTTTGAACGCTTGCGCCTGGTAGCGGTACTCCTCCGTCTTGTAGGCCGCCACGAACACCCGCATGTCCGCGATCAGCGTCATCACCTCGGCGTTCCGGCGCAGGGCGTCCGTGTCGCCGGCGGTCAGCGCGTCGAGGATCGCGTGGGCGCGCTGCCGCTTCTCCTTCATCGCCTCGCTTTCGGGCGGGATCGGCAACGAGTCGGTCGTCGCCGGCGGCTTGGTGGGCTGAGCGAAGCCGTGCCCGGCCGCGAGGGCGATCATTCCGGCGGCGGTGAAGGCCAGAAATCGCGTCGGTAACATGGACGCCTCCGATTGGGTGTGCAGTCGCACCGATCACCGTTGCCGCCGGACTGTCGAGACGGCACGGGAGCAGCGAATCAACGAGAGTGGGGTCATTGGATGTGTTGATTCGTTAAGCAAAGGCTGTGCCCACGTTGCGCGCTTCTCCGGCACATGCCGGAGATGGCCTTTCCGGCCTTAAAAGTGCGAACCTGCGGATCGGCGCTACGGACCCCGCCGGCACGAGATGTGCGATATTGGCTCGCGCGGTGCGGTTTCGACCCAGTGCAATCCGTGTGAGCGGGCACTTCCGGTCCGCACTGCGCACTAAATTCGGATTGCCCACCGCGGCACCGTTGGTATGTGATGGGCCGGTCACGCGACCTGTCACATTTGTGTGCGGCCCGGTCCATCCGGGCGCCCCCGCTCGGGGTCCTTCGTGGACCGGAAACGCGGTGATTGGTCCGAACAATCCTTCTGCTCGGTCGTTGCCCGCGAGCGCCACTCACGCGCGGAGGGGATCTGTCGATGAGGCTTTCGTTCCGCCGGGTCGAGAAGTTTGTCGTTCTGGCCACACTGGCGACGGTCGTCGTTGTCGGCGCGCTCCGGCTCGGTGTCGGCCGCTTCCTGTCGTCCACTCAGGGAAAGGCGATGGTCGCGAACCGGCTCGGTTCGGCCCTGGGGATGCCCGTCGAGGTGTCCGAGATCAACGTGGGCGACGCCAGTTCGTCGTTCCGCTTTCGCGTGATGGACCCGGCCGATCCGAAGGCCGAAGTGTTGAACGTGACCTCCGCCTCGGCGGACGTGAGCGCCGCCGACCTCGTGACGGGGCGGGTGGCCCCGTCCGCCCTCAAACTGAGTGGCGCGTCGCTGACGCTCCGCGTCGCGCCCGACGGGCAGGTCCTCACGCCCCTCCCGCCGCTGCCGGGCGGGAGCGGTCCGGTGCCAACCGTCATCATTCAGAACGGAAGCGTCTCCATTAGCCAGGCCGGGCGGCCGCCGTTCGCCCTGCACGGGATCAACCTGAAGCTCGAACCGGCCGGGCCGATCATCGCGCTGTCGGGCGACGTGAACGATCCGAAATGGGGAGCCTGGACGGTGCGCGGCGAAGTGTTGCGCGACACCCGAACCGGCTGGGTCGAACTGGAGAGCCGAAACGCCCCGTTGGACGCCCCGCTCCTGGCGTCGGTCCCCTTCGTTCCGCAGAACCTGTTCGACGAGGTGATGTCCACCGACCGCGCGGCGGTCGTCGTGCGCCTGTCGGTCAGTTCGGACCGTGACGTGCTGCCGGCCGTCGAGATCCGTCAAACGCGCCGCATCTTCGGCATCCCCGTCGAAGCCACGATCCGCCTCGCGCCCACCAGCGACAGCTACCTCCTCGTTCCGCTACCGTAAAGCCGCCGGCATCACGAGGGCCGAAAGGACCAGACGCCACAGGCCACGCCGCCAACGCAGATGAAGACGGGCTCCATTCTGTTCTTCTGATCCGCGTCGCCTGGGCCCCCTGTGGCGCTGTCTGACTCGGCAGCGGCCGCCCCCGAACTCTCGTGTTGCCACCGGTCCCGATCCCCTAACCCTCCCACGTCATACTTTCGCTGCGATCGAACGGGCCTACCGGTCGCTCCGGGCTTGAGTAATTCTTTACAAAATCTCGCCGCGATACCGGATTCACTCCCTTGAGAGCGTCCACATCTGCTGTTAGGCTAGACCCGTCTTTGCGTCGAGATCCGAGTAACCTCTTCGACCGGCCCCAGGGACGCCCATGCGCACCACAGCGATTGCGGCTGTGTTCGGACTGCTGATCGTCACCACGTTCGCGGCCGGGGAAAAGAACGGGCCGGTGGCGCCGCCCGCGGCGCCCGCGGCCCTCCCCGACGCACCGCCGGACGCCGCCATCAAGCGACTGATCGAAGACCTCGGTTCGGACGACTGGCGGGCGCGGGAAAAGGCCGGACGCGACCTGGCGGCCAGAGGCGAGGCGGCGCTGCCGCTCCTGCGCACGGCCCTGCTCGCGGCCGACAGCCCGGAGGCCCAGCGGCGCCTGTCCGTTCTCGTCCGCAAGATCGATCACGACCGCCTGGTGGAGCCGAAGCGGGTGACGCTCACGGTCAAGGACCGCACCGCCAAACAGGTCTTCGACGAGGTGACCAAGCAGACGGGCTACAAGGTCGAGTTCAACGACAACTCCGCGCTCAAGCACTCGTTCGAGTTCAACAACACGCCCTTCTGGCAGGTCGTGGACACCGTCGCCAACGCCGCCGGGTGTACGCTGTTCTCGGGGTACGGGGACGACACCATCCGGGTGTACAACCAGGACCAGCTCCCCCCGCTCGTGGCCTACGCCGGGCCGTTCCGGTTCATGGCGACCAATATCAGCACCAGCCGGAGCGCGCAGCTCTCGGGCGTCAGCAAACGCGGCGACAACCCGCGGAGCAACGAGTACATGAACCTGAGCTTCCAGATCCAGTCGGAGCCGAAGAACCCGATGATCGGCATCACCCCGCCCGAGCTGTCCGAAGCCCGGGACGATCTGGGCGGGTCGCTGATCCCGCCCGCGGACGGGAACAACTTCCGCACGTCGAACTACTACGACGGCGGCTCACGCGGGCACAGCACGTACATGAGTTTGAACCTGAGTTGTGCCGGCCGGGCCGCCACCTCCATCAAGTCGCTGAAGGGCCGCGTCGGCATCATTCTGCTGTCCGGAACCGCGCCCGAACTGGTGATCGCCGACCCGCTGAAGGTGAAAAAGAAGGAATTCGTGGGCCGGACCACGGAGATCGAGCTGGCCGGAGTGGACGAGGACGCGAACCAGAAGGGCGCGTACCACGTGGTTCTGACCGCCAAGTACCGCGGGGCGACGGAGCCGAATCACCAGAACAACTACACGTGGGTCCAGGGCCTGCCCCAGCGGTTCGAGTTGCTGGACGAAAAGGGGAACAAGTACGTCTGCAACGGTCCCATGGAAATGCACAACAACAACAACGAGACCGTGCGGATGACGCTCATGTTCGCGCCGGAGGATCGGTCCACCGGGCGGCGCAACCCGAACAAACTCGGCCCGCCCGCGAAGCTGGTTCTGACCGAGTGGCTGACGGTCACGCACGAGGTGCCCTTCGCGTTCAAGGACATCCCGCTGCCGTGACGAACGGGCCTCAAAACGCCGAGTCGCCAACCGGGCGCACCTGACCCCAAATAGCGAGAGCGTGAAGCCGGGGCCGCAAACCGGGTCGGGGTTTGCGGCCCCTATTCGTTTTGGGTGCAACTGGTCCGGGCCGCGCGGGACCACAGGTCTCACCACAAAGGCACAAAGATCGCACAAAGAAACACAAAGAAAACAGAAAGCCGAGAAGGGGCCACTGTTCGTGGGGGACAAAGGCGAGAACGGTCGTGAGCGGGCCGCCGAGCCCTGTTGTTTGTTGTGTCTCACTTTTCTCAATTTGTTGCTCAATCATCCTGTTCTATTTTCTTCGTGTCTCTTTGTGCCTTTGTCGTGAGATCGGCGGTCCTTTCGACCGAGCCGGACCGGGTACGCTCTTGTATTTTCGGCCGAACCACGGGTGCTCGGCCGGCTTGACCCGCTCGCGCCGGTGCCGTAGCCTCGGTGACTCGTTCCCCGTCGTGAGGTTGCCATGCTCTCCCGCCGCTTGCTGCTCCTGCTCCCGCTCGCGCTGGCCCCCACGCTCTTCGGCCAGGAACCGACCGTCGCGCGCCCGGACACGCTCAAGGCGGTTCCGGTCGCGATGCAGAAGTTCGTGGACAGCGAGGACCTTTCGGGCGCCGTGACCGTCGTCGGCCGGGCGGACGGGGTCGTCGCGTTCGACGCGGTCGGCCTGCGCGACCGGAACGAAAAAACGCCGATGACGAAAGACACGCTGTTCCGCATCGCGTCGATGACGAAACCCGTCACCGCGCTCGGCATCATGATCCTGGCGGACGAGGGGAAGCTGTCGCCGGACGACGACGTGGCCAAACACCTTCCGGAGTTCACCGGGCAGATGCTCCTCGCGCCGCGGCCGAAGGACGCGCCGGCCGACGCCCCGGTGGTCCTCCAGAAGCCCACGCGCCCGGTGAAGCTCCGCGACCTGTTGACGCACACGAGCGGCGCGGCCCCGTACCCGAAGGGCGTCAACGACGTGTACACGAAGCGGAACCGCACGCTCGCGGAGACGGCGCTCGCGACCGCGCTGCAGCCGCTGCGGTTCGAACCGGGGAGCCAGTGGAGCTACTCGAACGAGGGCATCGACGTCCTGGGGCGCGTCATCGAAGTCGCCAGCGGCGAGAGCTACGAGGCGTTCCTACAAAAGCGCGTCTTCGGTCCGCTCGAAATGAAGGACACCACGTTCTACCCGTCAAGGGACCAGCGCGACCGGGTCGCGACGACGTACTTCAAGGGCCGCGCGGGCCAGCTCTTTCCGAGCCCGAACGTGCTCCTCGCTGTGCCGGAAGGTGCGAAGCACCCGGTCCCGGCCGGCGGGCTGTTCTCCACCGGCGCCGACCTCGCGAAGTTGTACCGGATGATGCTCCACAAGGGCGACGGGGGCGGCAAACGGGTTGTCAGCGAAAAGGCGGTCGCGGAGATGACGAAGGTGCAGACCGGCGACCTCAAAACGGGGTTCGTGGACGGCATGGGGTTCGGCTTCGGCTGGGCCGTCGTCCGCGAACCGAAGGGCGTCACCGCCATGCTCTCTCCGGGCACGTTCGGTCACGGCGGCGCGTTCGGCACCCAGGGGTGGATCGACCCGACGCGCGACCTGTTCGTGGTGCTACTCATCCAGCGCACCGGCCTCGACAACGCCGACGCCTCGCCGATGCGCGAAAAGCTGCAATCCCTGGCCGTCCAAGCCGTGAAGTAATGAGCAAGAAGTCGAACGTGGTAAGGCGCGAGTCGTAACGTCGAAGGCCCGAACCAGAGAGGTTTTCGACGTTACGACTTGCGACCTTACGACATTTGACTTCTCTGCGCCTTGACGGTCGTTCGCACAACCCTTACGTTTACACTTTCCTGTATTTCTGGACCGCCGACGTGGCGGGAGCGAAGCAAGGGGAACCATCGTGGCGGGACCAGCTGGCGAACGCATCCGCATCCGCATGGAAGGGTACGACCACGAGGTGCTCGACCGGACCGCGGCCGAGATCGTGAAGACCGCCGTGGACAACCAGGCCGAAGTGCACGGGCCGATCCCGCTGCCGACCCGGATCGAGCGGTACACGGTGCTGCGCTCGCCGCACATCGACCGCAAGAGCCGCGAACAGTTCGAGATCCGCACGCACAAGCGGCTCATCGATATCATCAAGCCGAACCAGAAGACGATCGAGGCGCTCAACAAGGGCCTCAACCTTCCGCCGGGCGTGGACATCAAGATTCGTGTGATTTCTGGTAGCTGAGTTCGGGTTCTCGAGAAAATCCTGTTGTCACCGCCGGATTGTGCGGTACAAAGATTAACTCACGCTCGCGTTGGTCTTCCAATCGGAGGAGCAATGCGAGCGGTTTCATGCGAAGAAAGCGACCCCGCTTCGCCGCCGGCTTCTGAGTCGCGAACGAGATCGACTCGTTCGCAAGAAGAGGCCAACACTGCGGCACCGCCGGGCAATCCGGCTCTGGTGGGGTCAGGAGTGGCTGAATAATGTCAGAAAACACCACGCCGTCGGCCCCGGAAAACGGGGTCCAGGCTCCTGTCGCTCGTTTGATCGAGGTCAAAGACTCGATCACCGTGCCGGTCGTGAACCGGGCCGGGCAAGAGGTCGGCTCGATTTCCATCGACCCGGCCGAGTTCGGCGGCAAGATCAGCCGGCAGTTGATGCACGATGTGGTGCTGATGTACCTGGCGAACCAGCGGGCCGGTACGCACCACACGCTCCGCCGCGGTCAGGTGGCCGGTAGCACCAAGAAGCTGTTCCGGCAAAAGGGTACGGGTAACGCCCGCGTCGGTACGAAGCGCACCAACAAGCGCCGCGGTGGTGGTACCGCGAAGGGGCCGAAGCCCCGCGACTACGAGTACCACCTGCCCAAGAAGGCCGTGAAGGCCGCCACCCGGATGGCCGTGCTCTCGAAGTTCCTCGACAAGCAGGCCGTGATCCTGGACGAGCTGGTGCTGGCCGCGCCGAAGACGAAAGAAATCACCGGCGTGCTGAAGGCGATCAAGATCGGCAAGAAGGCGACCGAGCAGGGCGAGAAGGACGTGACGCTGGCGGACACGACCGTCCTCATCGGCACGGACAAGCTCGACGTGAACGTGTACAAGTCGGCCCGCAACATCGAAGGCGTGAAGGTGCTGCCGGCGGCCGAGTTCAACTGCTACACGGTGCTCAAGCAGAAGCGGCTGGTTCTGACCCGTGCGGCGCTCGAGGCGCTCCGGGCCTTCGGGAAGGCCGTCGCGCCTGCTGAGGCGAACGCCGCGGTGTAGCGTCGGGTTGAACGGTCGCAAGTTAATACAAGACGGGCCGCGTCCCGTGAGCGAAGGGGCGGAGTAACGAGATGGCGACGACACGACCGAAGCCGAAAAAGTACGTGCGGAAGCTGGCGCTCCGCAAGCCGTGCGTCCACGGCGAGCCGGGCCTGGACCTGCGCCCGCACCAGGTGATCCTCCGCCCGCTCGTGACCGAGAAGGGCACGCACCAGAGCACCCGGTACAACGCGTACACGTTCCAGGTGAACCCGATCGCCACCAAGACCCAGATCAAGGCGGCGGTCGAGGAACTGTTCAACGTGAAGGTCGAGGCGGTCCGCACGCAGGTCCGCGAGGGGAAGAAGCGGCGGTTCAAGCAGTCGATGGGCCAGCTCCCGACGTGGAAGAAGGCCGTCGTCACGCTGAACGAGAACGATAAGATCGAATTCTTCTAACAGTGGACAGTGATCAGTGGGTAGTGGGCAGTTGGGAGCAAAACAACTGGGTCCGCTCGGCTGATCTGGATTATCTAACTGCATTTGGATTATCTAACTGCACACTGACCACCGCCCACTGAGAACTGCTATGGGTATCAAACAATACAAGCCGACTTCCGCGGGCCGCCGGGCGGGGATGGTGTCCGACTTCGCGGACTGCACCCACCCGCGCGAGAACAAGCCCGAAAAGTCGTTGCTCAAGCCGAAGCCCAAAAAGGGCGGGCGGAACAACCAGGGGATCACCTGCACGCGGTTCCGTGGGGGCGGTCACAAGCAGCGCTACCGCCAGATCGACTTCAAGCGGGTGCGCGACAACGTGGCGGCCACGGTCATCCAGGTCGAATACGACCCGAACCGCACGAGCCGGATCGCGCTGATCGAGTACCCGCGGGACGACAAGCACGAGTTCTCGCGGGCGTACATCATCGCCCCGAACGGGCTCAAGGCCGGCGACAAGGTGATTTCCGGCGAATCGGACGCGGTCGAGCCGAAGCCGGGCAACTGCATGCCGTTGTGGAAAGTACCCCTCGGCATGACGGTTCACAACGTCGAGCTGGTGCCGGGCAAGGGCGGCCAGATCTGCCGGTCGGCCGGGTGCGGGGCCACGCTGACGGCCCGCGAGAAGGAGTGGGCGCAGCTCACGATGCCCAGCGGCGAAATCCGCCGCGTGTCGAGCAAGTGCCGGGCCACCATCGGCACCGTGTCGCACGCCGAGCACATGAACATCAGCATCGGCAAGGCGGGCCGCATGCGGTGGAAGGGGCGCAAGCCGCACAACCGCGGTACCAGTATGAACCCGACCGACCACCCGCTGGGCGGTGGTGAGGGGCGCAGCAAGGGCGGCCGGAACCCGGTTTCGCCGACCGGCGTGCCCGCCAAGGGCGGCAAGACGCGCCACAAGCGGAAGCCGGGTGGCAAGGCGATCATCCGGCGGCGTCCGGCCGGTCCGTTCCAGAACACGGCTTGATGAACGTGTGATGTGGGCCGCGCGATCGGTTGACGAAAATCAACTGGTCGCCAGTGGGTTCGGCAATACACTGATCTGCCCGGTTGTGTTTGCGTCGAGTTTGTGTTTTGTGCCGGCGCGGGTTTCGATCAGCGGGGCTTCGCGGCGGCGCTTCGCGGCGACGGATCGCGAGATCAAATGAGGCGGATGTAAGTATGAGCCGGTCGCTGAAGAAAGGCCCCCACGTTGACCTGCGGCTCCTGGCCAAGGTCGAGAAGCAGGGGCCGAACAAAGACGCGATCAAGACCTGGTCGCGGGACTGCACGATCGTCCCCGAGTTCATCGGGGCGACG from the Frigoriglobus tundricola genome contains:
- a CDS encoding DUF1349 domain-containing protein, coding for MIRLAPLLVLVVAATTAAAPVPPPTEKERLAKHWGTFEGQGEYELTGNRLTLRTAGQPTFGLYLDSECLPIPRVTRTVRGDFEATVTVLYATPPHKGARHDLQRLETQAGLFVGGGGSSVEFGLMQLHSKFNGIVADYLQRCVWVRTRSDKASGGSMLKLAPVGTSTHLRVVRKDKQVTVSYSFDGKTWSEPQEPGHDPELPDEVAVGVSFSQSTYQTLSADFHAFTLEKPKAAKKE
- a CDS encoding cytochrome c → MLPTRFLAFTAAGMIALAAGHGFAQPTKPPATTDSLPIPPESEAMKEKRQRAHAILDALTAGDTDALRRNAEVMTLIADMRVFVAAYKTEEYRYQAQAFKHAADDLLEAAKAKNRDGAALAYSDMTRTCVKCHTHFRGVKK
- a CDS encoding serine hydrolase domain-containing protein, producing the protein MLSRRLLLLLPLALAPTLFGQEPTVARPDTLKAVPVAMQKFVDSEDLSGAVTVVGRADGVVAFDAVGLRDRNEKTPMTKDTLFRIASMTKPVTALGIMILADEGKLSPDDDVAKHLPEFTGQMLLAPRPKDAPADAPVVLQKPTRPVKLRDLLTHTSGAAPYPKGVNDVYTKRNRTLAETALATALQPLRFEPGSQWSYSNEGIDVLGRVIEVASGESYEAFLQKRVFGPLEMKDTTFYPSRDQRDRVATTYFKGRAGQLFPSPNVLLAVPEGAKHPVPAGGLFSTGADLAKLYRMMLHKGDGGGKRVVSEKAVAEMTKVQTGDLKTGFVDGMGFGFGWAVVREPKGVTAMLSPGTFGHGGAFGTQGWIDPTRDLFVVLLIQRTGLDNADASPMREKLQSLAVQAVK
- the rpsJ gene encoding 30S ribosomal protein S10: MAGPAGERIRIRMEGYDHEVLDRTAAEIVKTAVDNQAEVHGPIPLPTRIERYTVLRSPHIDRKSREQFEIRTHKRLIDIIKPNQKTIEALNKGLNLPPGVDIKIRVISGS
- the rplD gene encoding 50S ribosomal protein L4, which translates into the protein MSENTTPSAPENGVQAPVARLIEVKDSITVPVVNRAGQEVGSISIDPAEFGGKISRQLMHDVVLMYLANQRAGTHHTLRRGQVAGSTKKLFRQKGTGNARVGTKRTNKRRGGGTAKGPKPRDYEYHLPKKAVKAATRMAVLSKFLDKQAVILDELVLAAPKTKEITGVLKAIKIGKKATEQGEKDVTLADTTVLIGTDKLDVNVYKSARNIEGVKVLPAAEFNCYTVLKQKRLVLTRAALEALRAFGKAVAPAEANAAV
- the rplW gene encoding 50S ribosomal protein L23 — protein: MATTRPKPKKYVRKLALRKPCVHGEPGLDLRPHQVILRPLVTEKGTHQSTRYNAYTFQVNPIATKTQIKAAVEELFNVKVEAVRTQVREGKKRRFKQSMGQLPTWKKAVVTLNENDKIEFF
- the rplB gene encoding 50S ribosomal protein L2 — protein: MGIKQYKPTSAGRRAGMVSDFADCTHPRENKPEKSLLKPKPKKGGRNNQGITCTRFRGGGHKQRYRQIDFKRVRDNVAATVIQVEYDPNRTSRIALIEYPRDDKHEFSRAYIIAPNGLKAGDKVISGESDAVEPKPGNCMPLWKVPLGMTVHNVELVPGKGGQICRSAGCGATLTAREKEWAQLTMPSGEIRRVSSKCRATIGTVSHAEHMNISIGKAGRMRWKGRKPHNRGTSMNPTDHPLGGGEGRSKGGRNPVSPTGVPAKGGKTRHKRKPGGKAIIRRRPAGPFQNTA